One window from the genome of Candidatus Chlorohelix allophototropha encodes:
- a CDS encoding oxidoreductase yields the protein MQPEKKPKLAIWKFASCDGCQLSLLDCEDELLAVADKVEIANFPEASSTVLKGPYDISLVEGSITTLHDAERIQKVRNLSKYLITIGACANAGGIQALRNFKDVKEFTSAVYANPAFISTLDRSTPIAQHVRVDFELQGCPINKYQLLEVINAMLNGRRPNTPPYSVCVECKMRQTVCVMVASGTPCLGPVTHAGCNALCPSYQRSCFGCYGPKETPNTASLGAQWAEMGKSKPELVRAFRSFNAYAEAFRKESRSHEH from the coding sequence ATGCAACCTGAGAAAAAACCAAAACTGGCAATCTGGAAGTTCGCCTCATGCGATGGCTGTCAGCTAAGTTTGCTCGATTGCGAGGACGAGCTACTAGCGGTGGCGGATAAAGTAGAAATTGCCAATTTTCCAGAAGCTTCTAGCACCGTACTCAAGGGCCCTTATGATATATCGCTGGTGGAAGGCTCGATTACCACTTTGCATGATGCCGAACGCATCCAGAAAGTACGCAACCTTTCAAAATACCTGATTACGATTGGAGCTTGCGCCAACGCGGGTGGTATTCAAGCACTCCGCAACTTCAAAGATGTAAAGGAATTTACCAGCGCGGTTTATGCCAACCCTGCCTTTATAAGTACGCTGGATCGCTCAACGCCTATCGCGCAACATGTAAGAGTGGATTTTGAGTTGCAGGGCTGTCCAATCAATAAATACCAGTTACTGGAAGTAATAAATGCCATGCTTAACGGGCGCAGACCCAATACTCCGCCTTATAGCGTATGCGTGGAATGCAAAATGCGGCAAACTGTATGCGTGATGGTCGCAAGTGGAACGCCTTGCTTGGGCCCAGTCACACACGCTGGATGCAATGCGCTCTGCCCTTCTTACCAACGTAGTTGCTTTGGCTGCTACGGACCAAAAGAAACCCCCAATACTGCTTCTTTAGGTGCACAATGGGCAGAAATGGGCAAGAGCAAACCCGAACTTGTGCGTGCGTTCCGAAGCTTCAACGCTTATGCCGAAGCTTTTAGAAAAGAGAGCAGGTCACATGAGCACTAA
- a CDS encoding Crp/Fnr family transcriptional regulator, with protein MFEQVIANHPFFMGMGEYNTNLIAEHCINTEFKPGEFIFKSDTPAQQFYIIQHGKVSLEIAGAKTGSVIIQTLREGDVLGWSWLFAPYRWHFDARSVEHTIALFIEGKWLREYCEQDHDLGYILMNRVAQLTIQRLQATRLQLLDLYGKSSERR; from the coding sequence ATGTTTGAGCAAGTTATAGCAAACCATCCTTTCTTTATGGGGATGGGCGAATACAATACCAATCTAATTGCAGAGCATTGCATCAATACTGAATTTAAACCGGGAGAGTTTATCTTTAAAAGTGACACCCCGGCGCAACAATTTTATATTATCCAACATGGTAAGGTCTCGCTTGAGATTGCAGGCGCCAAAACCGGCTCGGTTATCATCCAAACCTTGCGAGAAGGTGATGTTCTAGGCTGGTCATGGCTATTTGCGCCTTATCGTTGGCATTTTGATGCCCGTTCGGTAGAACATACTATTGCGCTTTTTATAGAGGGTAAGTGGTTGCGCGAATATTGCGAACAAGATCATGACTTGGGTTATATCTTGATGAACCGGGTAGCGCAATTGACCATCCAAAGGTTGCAAGCTACTCGGCTACAATTGCTGGATTTGTACGGCAAATCATCAGAAAGACGGTGA
- a CDS encoding FAD/NAD(P)-binding protein, with translation MTNPSIISSALPNPMLPAPFVVEQVRKETNDTFTLLLEPVNEHREFRFQPGQFNMLYMFGVGEVPISISGDPAHPETLVHTLRAVGSVTNAMRMLKPGDTIGVRGPFGVPWPVDKAIGKDIVLITGGIGLAPLRPAIYHILTNRPNYGKFVLLYGARTPQEVLYKSELAKWRSRFDMTVEVTTDRATGSWMGDVGVVTTLIPRVPFDPHNALALVCGPEIMMRYTIMELEKRGVPLDHIYVSMERNMQCAIGLCGHCQVGPVFVCKDGPVFRFDQIQDWFKKWEV, from the coding sequence ATGACTAACCCGTCCATTATTTCATCTGCCTTACCTAACCCCATGCTTCCTGCTCCCTTTGTAGTTGAACAGGTGCGCAAAGAAACAAATGACACCTTTACACTACTGCTTGAACCGGTAAATGAACATCGCGAGTTTCGCTTCCAACCCGGACAATTCAATATGCTCTATATGTTTGGGGTAGGCGAAGTGCCTATTTCAATCAGTGGAGACCCAGCACACCCCGAAACTCTTGTGCATACTTTGCGGGCGGTTGGCTCGGTCACGAATGCTATGCGAATGTTGAAACCGGGTGATACGATTGGAGTGCGGGGCCCATTCGGGGTGCCCTGGCCCGTTGATAAAGCTATTGGCAAGGATATTGTACTTATAACGGGTGGAATTGGACTCGCGCCCTTGCGTCCAGCCATTTACCATATTCTCACAAATCGTCCAAATTACGGTAAGTTTGTGCTGCTATACGGGGCGCGTACTCCCCAAGAGGTACTTTACAAAAGCGAACTGGCTAAATGGCGCAGTCGCTTTGATATGACGGTAGAAGTAACAACCGACCGCGCTACCGGAAGTTGGATGGGCGATGTCGGCGTAGTGACTACTCTAATACCCAGAGTGCCATTCGACCCGCATAATGCCTTGGCACTGGTATGCGGACCAGAAATAATGATGCGTTATACCATTATGGAATTGGAAAAACGTGGCGTGCCGCTTGACCATATTTACGTTTCAATGGAACGAAATATGCAGTGCGCTATAGGGCTGTGCGGGCATTGTCAGGTGGGACCGGTTTTTGTGTGCAAGGATGGTCCCGTTTTCAGATTCGACCAGATTCAAGACTGGTTCAAGAAGTGGGAGGTTTGA
- a CDS encoding 4Fe-4S dicluster domain-containing protein: MSLKVSEKVVVQRPHFPQLFENLVQQGYQIVGPTVQDKAIVYAELESPDELPEGWADEQNNAFYRLKKREDKTLFSYVVGPHSWKNLLFPSNLQMWRTDAGLTSFEESSEPPPKYAFLGVRACELHAMQIQDKVFLQGSYADSDYRKKRENLFIVAVNCTQPGGTCFCSSMQTGPQVESGFDIALTEVCEGALHYFVAEAGSESGLKVLQQLPHETSSPTEIEKAASLVKQAGEQMGRTLDTEGLKELLYRNTENSRWEEVANRCLTCANCTMVCPTCFCSRVEDVTDLDGAGAERWRKWDSCFTVEYSYIKGGAVRPSVHSRYRQWLTHKLGAWYDQFGTSGCVGCGRCITWCPVGIDLTEEARAIRQSELSR; the protein is encoded by the coding sequence ATGTCATTAAAAGTCAGCGAAAAAGTTGTGGTACAACGCCCACACTTTCCACAGCTTTTTGAAAACCTTGTGCAACAGGGTTATCAGATTGTAGGTCCAACTGTTCAGGATAAAGCCATTGTATATGCAGAACTTGAGTCTCCCGATGAGCTTCCTGAAGGCTGGGCTGATGAGCAAAACAACGCATTTTACAGGCTGAAAAAGCGTGAGGATAAGACGCTTTTCAGCTATGTAGTAGGTCCTCATTCTTGGAAAAACCTTTTATTTCCATCCAATCTGCAAATGTGGCGAACCGATGCCGGACTAACAAGTTTTGAAGAATCCTCAGAACCGCCTCCCAAATATGCCTTCCTCGGGGTGCGAGCCTGCGAATTGCACGCCATGCAGATTCAGGATAAGGTTTTTTTACAGGGCAGTTATGCCGATAGCGATTATCGGAAAAAGCGCGAAAACCTTTTTATTGTAGCAGTGAATTGCACTCAACCGGGGGGCACATGTTTTTGTAGCTCTATGCAAACCGGTCCACAGGTTGAATCAGGCTTTGATATTGCATTGACCGAAGTTTGTGAAGGGGCTTTGCATTACTTTGTGGCAGAGGCAGGTTCAGAGTCAGGCTTAAAGGTTCTGCAACAACTTCCCCATGAAACCTCTTCACCCACCGAGATTGAAAAAGCTGCCAGCCTAGTAAAGCAAGCGGGAGAGCAAATGGGACGCACTCTTGATACTGAAGGGTTAAAAGAGTTGCTCTATCGCAATACAGAAAATTCGCGCTGGGAGGAAGTAGCTAATCGCTGCCTCACTTGCGCAAACTGTACTATGGTATGTCCAACCTGCTTTTGCTCTAGAGTCGAGGATGTTACCGATTTGGACGGCGCTGGTGCGGAACGTTGGCGCAAATGGGATTCATGTTTCACCGTTGAGTATTCCTATATAAAAGGTGGCGCGGTACGTCCTTCTGTACACTCACGTTATCGGCAATGGCTCACTCACAAACTCGGCGCTTGGTACGATCAATTTGGAACTTCCGGGTGTGTAGGTTGCGGGCGCTGCATAACTTGGTGCCCAGTAGGGATAGACCTGACCGAAGAGGCGCGTGCCATTCGTCAGAGCGAGCTATCACGCTGA